From Vigna unguiculata cultivar IT97K-499-35 chromosome 5, ASM411807v1, whole genome shotgun sequence, the proteins below share one genomic window:
- the LOC114185546 gene encoding seed linoleate 9S-lipoxygenase-3, with protein sequence MFSGVSGLINRGHKIKGTVVLMRKNVLDVNSVTSVGGVIGQGLDLLGSSVDNLTSFLGRSVSLQLISATKPDANGKGKLGKATFLEGIITSLPTLGAGQSAFKIHFDWDDEMGIPGAFYIKNFMQTEFFLVSLTLEDVPNHGSLHFLCNSWIYNAKHFKNDRIFFVNQTYLPSETPAPLVKYREDELVNLRGDGTGERKEWERIYDYDLYNDLGDPDKGENHARPVLGGSDTLPYPRRGRTGRRPTRKDPKSESRSSDIYLPRDEAFGHLKSSDFLTYGLKSVSQNLLPALESTFDLNFTPNEFDSFDDVHSLYSGGIKLPTDVISKISPLPVLKEILRTDGEQALKFPPPKVIQVSRSAWMTDEEFAREMLAGVNPNMIRVLQDFPPRSKLDSQVYGDHTSQITKEHLECNLEGITVDEAIQSKRLFILDHHDSIMPYLRRINATSSKAYATRTILFLKNDRTLRPLAIELSLPHPGDDKSGVVSQVILPADEGVESSIWLLAKAYVIVNDSSYHQLVSHWLNTHAVIEPFVIATNRHLSVVHPIYKLLHPHYRDTMNINSLARGSLVNDGGIIEKTFLWGRYSMEMSATIYKDWVFTDQALPADLIKRGIATEDPECPHGLRLIIEDYPYAVDGLEIWDAIKTWVHEYVFLYYKSDDTLREDPELRAWWKELVEVGHGDKKNEPWWPKMQSREELVEVCTIVVWTASALHAAVNFGQYPYGGLILNRPTLSRRLMPENGSAEYEELKKSPQKALLRTITPKFQTLIDLSVIEILSRHASDEVYLGERDNPNWTSDTRALEAFKRFGKKLSEIEKKLSERNHDEKLRNRHGPVEMPYTLLFPSSDEGLTFRGIPNSISI encoded by the exons ATGTTTTCGGGTGTGTCTGGTCTGATCAACAGGGGGCACAAGATAAAAGGGACAGTGGTGTTGATGCGAAAGAATGTGTTGGACGTGAACAGCGTAACCAGTGTTGGGGGCGTTATTGGTCAAGGTCTCGACCTTCTTGGTTCCTCAGTCGATAATCTCACTTCCTTCTTGGGTCGATCCGTTTCTCTCCAACTCATCAGTGCCACCAAACCAGATG CCAACGGAAAGGGGAAGCTTGGAAAGGCTACCTTTTTGGAAGGTATCATCACTTCACTGCCAACTTTGGGAGCAGGCCAATCTGCATTCAAGATTCACTTTGACTGGGACGATGAGATGGGAATTCCTGGAGCATTTTACATCAAGAATTTCATGCAGACTGAGTTCTTTCTTGTGAGTTTGACTCTTGAAGACGTTCCAAACCATGGAAGCCTCCACTTTCTTTGCAACTCGTGGATATACAATGCCAAACACTTCAAAAATGATCGCATCTTCTTTGTCAACCAG ACATATCTTCCAAGTGAAACACCAGCTCCTCTGGTGAAGTACAGAGAAGACGAGTTAGTTAATTTGAGAGGAGATGGAACAGGAGAACGTAAAGAGTGGGAGAGGATCTATGACTATGATCTCTACAATGATTTAGGTGATCCAGATAAGGGTGAAAATCATGCGCGTCCTGTTCTTGGAGGCTCTGACACCTTGCCTTATCCTCGTAGGGGAAGAACTGGTAGAAGACCAACAAGGAAAG ATCCAAAAAGTGAGAGTAGGAGCTCTGATATTTATCTGCCAAGGGATGAAGCTTTTGGACACTTGAAATCATCAGACTTTCTGACTTATGGGCTGAAATCCGTATCTCAGAATCTTCTTCCAGCATTGGAATCTACTTTTGATTTGAATTTCACACCCAATGAGTTTGATAGCTTTGATGATGTTCATAGCCTCTATTCAGGTGGAATTAAGCTGCCAACAGATGTAATTAGCAAGATAAGTCCATTACCCGTGCTCAAGGAAATCTTGAGAACTGATGGTGAACAGGCCCTTAAGTTTCCTCCTCCTAAAGTGATTCAAG TGAGTAGGTCTGCATGGATGACTGATGAAGAATTTGCAAGAGAAATGCTTGCCGGTGTAAATCCAAACATGATTCGTGTTCTTCAG GATTTCCCTCCACGAAGCAAGCTAGATAGCCAAGTCTACGGTGATCATACCAGTCAAATCACCAAAGAACACCTGGAGTGTAACTTAGAAGGGATCACTGTGGATGAG GCAATTCAAAGCAAGAGACTGTTCATACTCGATCATCATGACTCGATCATGCCATATTTAAGGCGAATAAATGCAACATCCTCAAAGGCTTATGCTACCAGAACCATCCTTTTCCTGAAAAACGACCGAACTTTAAGGCCACTTGCCATAGAACTGAGTTTGCCACATCCTGGGGATGATAAATCAGGTGTTGTTAGTCAAGTTATTCTGCCTGCAGATGAAGGTGTTGAAAGTTCTATCTGGCTTCTGGCAAAGGCCTATGTAATAGTGAATGACTCCAGCTATCATCAACTAGTCAGCCACTG GTTAAACACGCATGCAGTTATTGAGCCATTCGTGATAGCAACAAACAGGCATCTCAGTGTTGTTCATCCTATTTACAAACTCCTGCATCCTCACTATCGTGACACCATGAACATAAACTCCCTTGCTCGGGGATCTCTGGTCAACGACGGTGGAATTATAGAGAAAACCTTTTTATGGGGAAGGTATTCTATGGAAATGTCTGCTACCATTTACAAGGATTGGGTTTTCACAGATCAAGCATTGCCAGCTGATCTTATAAAAAG AGGAATAGCAACTGAGGATCCAGAGTGCCCTCATGGTCTTCGTCTCATCATAGAGGACTACCCTTATGCTGTTGATGGACTTGAGATATGGGATGCTATCAAGACATGGGTTCACGAATATGTTTTCTTGTACTACAAATCAGATGACACACTCAGAGAAGACCCTGAGCTCCGAGCTTGGTGGAAGGAACTGGTAGAGGTGGGTCATGGTGACAAGAAGAACGAGCCATGGTGGCCGAAGATGCAGAGTCGTGAAGAGCTGGTTGAGGTTTGCACTATTGTGGTATGGACTGCTTCAGCACTTCATGCAGCTGTTAATTTTGGACAATACCCTTATGGAGGGTTAATCTTGAACCGTCCAACTCTGAGTAGGCGATTAATGCCTGAGAATGGTTCTGCTGAGTATGAGGAGCTGAAGAAGAGCCCTCAGAAGGCTCTGTTGAGGACTATCACACCGAAGTTTCAGACCCTTATTGATCTTTCTGTGATAGAAATCTTGTCAAGGCATGCTTCTGATGAGGTCTATCTGGGGGAGAGGGACAATCCAAATTGGACTTCTGACACAAGGGCCTTGGAGGCATTCAAAAGGTTTGGGAAGAAGCTCTCGGAAATTGAGAAGAAACTCTCGGAGAGAAACCATGATGAGAAACTGAGAAACCGCCATGGACCAGTTGAGATGCCTTATACTCTGCTCTTCCCTTCCAGTGATGAAGGGTTAACTTTCAGAGGAATTCCCAACAGCATCTCCATCTGA
- the LOC114185293 gene encoding eukaryotic initiation factor 4A-10-like, whose product MAGLAPEGTQFDTRHYDTKMNELLSADGEEFFTSYDEVYDSFDAMGLQENLLRGIYAYGFERPSAIQQRGIVPFCKGLDVIQQAQSGTGKTATFCSGILQQLDYGLVQCQALVLAPTRELAQQIEKVMRALGDYLGVKVHACVGGTSVREDQRILQAGVHTVVGTPGRVFDMLRRQSLRPDHIKMFVLDEADEMLSRGFKDQIYDIFQLLPGQIQVGVFSATMPPEALEITRKFMNRPVRILVKRDELTLEGIKQFYVNVDKEEWKLETLCDLYETLAITQSVIFVNTRRKVDWLTDKMRSNDHTVSATHGDMDQNTRDIIMREFRSGSSRVLITTDLLARGIDVQQVSLVINYDLPTQPENYLHRIGRSGRFGRKGVAINFVTLEDARMLSDIQKFYNVTVEELPSNVADLL is encoded by the exons ATGGCAGGATTGGCTCCAGAGGGTACTCAATTTGATACTCGGCATTATGATACTAAGATGAATGAGTT GCTTTCTGCCGATGGAGAAGAGTTTTTCACCTCATATGATGAAGTCTATGATAGTTTTGATGCAATGGGTTTACAAGAAAATCTTCTGAGAGGCATATATGCTTATG GTTTTGAGAGGCCTTCTGCGATACAGCAAAGGGGGATTGTTCCTTTCTGCAAGGGTCTGGACGTGATTCAGCAGGCTCAGTCTGGAACTGGAAAGACAGCTACATTCTGTTCTGGAATTTTGCAGCAACTAGATTATGGATTGGTTCAGTGCCAGGCTTTGGTTTTGGCACCAACAAGGGAGCTTGCACAGCAGATTGAAAAGGTTATGCGAGCTCTCGGTGATTATCTTGGCGTCAAGGTTCATGCTTGTGTTGGTGGAACCAGTGTCCGTGAGGATCAGCGCATTCTCCAAGCTGGTGTACATACTGTTGTTGGCACTCCTGGGCGTGTGTTTGACATGCTGCGCAGACAATCTCTCCGTCCTGATCACATAAAGATGTTTGTTTTGGACGAGGCTGATGAAATGCTTTCACGTGGTTTCAAGGACCAG ATCTATGACATCTTCCAGCTACTGCCGGGTCAAATTCAAGTTGGCGTGTTCTCTGCTACAATGCCACCGGAGGCCCTGGAAATTACAAGAAAGTTCATGAATAGGCCAGTGAGAATCCTGGTAAAGCGTGATGAATTGACCCTGGAGGGTATCAAGCAGTTTTATGTGAATGTTGACAAGGAAGAATGGAAACTGGAGACATTATGCGACCTTTATGAGACTTTAGCTATCACCCAGAGTGTCATCTTTGTGAACACAAGGCGCAAGGTGGACTGGCTCACTGACAAGATGCGAAGCAATGATCACACAGTCTCTGCGACTCATGGAGACATGGACCAAAACACTCGTGATATCATTATGCGTGAATTTCGCTCTGGCTCTTCTCGAGTTCTAATCACCACTGACCTCTTGGCTCGTGGTATAGATGTACAACAAGTGTCTTTGGTTATAAACTATGATCTGCCTACCCAACCTGAAAATTATCTTCACCGCATAGGACGAAGTGGGCGTTTTGGAAGAAAGGGTGTTGCCATAAACTTTGTGACACTGGAAGATGCCAGAATGCTATCTGATATTCAGAAGTTCTACAATGTCACTGTAGAGGAGTTGCCCTCAAATGTTGCTGATCTGCTCTGA
- the LOC114184324 gene encoding linoleate 9S-lipoxygenase-like: MSLVRGFFGNDKQTIKGTVVLMRKNVLDINTILDPSSFVDNIFDFAGSLLDAATAFATSISIQLISSTKADGQGKGKVGTATKLRGQISLPTLGASEEAYDVNIEWDSDFGIPGAFYIKNFMTNEFYLKSFTLEDIPNQGTIHFVCNSWVYNNNKYKTPRIFFANNTYLPGDTPAPLVKYREDELKVVRGDGTGERQEYDRIYDYDVYNDLGNPDKGDAYARPVLGGSVLPYPRRGRTGRGKTRKDPNSEKPSDFVYLPRDEAFGHLKSSDFLAYALKSVSQDVLPVLTDAFDGNILSLEFDSFAEVHKLYDGGVTLPTSFLSKYAPIPIVKEIFRSDGEQFLKYPPPKVMQVDKSAWMTDAEFARETIAGVNPNVIKILKEFPPRSKLDTQAFGDHTSIITKEHLEPQLGGLTVEQAIENNKLFILDHHDYLIPYLRKINSSTTQTYATRTIFFLKDDGTLTPLAIELSKPHGQGDEFGPLSEVYVPQYEGVEAYIWLLAKAYVVVNDSCYHQIVSHWLSTHAVVEPFVIATNRQLSVVHPVYKLLFPHYRDTMNINSLARKSLVNADGIIEKTFLWGRYSLEMSAVIYKDWSFVDQALPNDLVKRGVAVKDPSAPHGVKLLIEDYPYASDGLEIWDAIKSWVEEYVAFYYKSDEALQKDPELQAWWKELVQVGHGDLKDKAWWPKMQTRGELVEVSTTLIWISSALHAAVNFGQYPYGGLILNRPTISRRFMPEKGSAAYDALAKNPEKEFLRTITAKKETLIDLTVIEILSRHASDEFYLGERDGGDFWTSDAGPLEAFKRFGKKLAEIEQKLVQKNNDETLRNRTGPAKMPYTLLFPSSEEGLTFRGIPNSISI; the protein is encoded by the exons ATGTCGTTGGTAAGAGGATTTTTCGGAAACGATAAGCAAACGATTAAGGGTACAGTGGTCCTTATGCGAAAGAATGTGTTGGACATCAACACCATTCTTGACCCTTCAAGCTTCGTTGATAACATCTTCGATTTCGCCGGAAGTTTACTCGACGCTGCTACAGCTTTCGCCACCTCCATCTCCATTCAGCTCATCAGTTCCACCAAGGCTGATG GACAAGGGAAAGGAAAAGTTGGAACAGCTACAAAGTTAAGGGGGCAGATATCTCTGCCAACCTTGGGAGCGAGTGAAGAAGCATACGATGTTAACATTGAATGGGACAGTGACTTCGGAATTCCTGGAGCATTTTACATTAAGAACTTCATGACGAATGAGTTCTACCTCAAATCTTTCACTCTTGAAGACATTCCTAACCAGGGAACCATTCACTTCGTATGCAACTCCTGggtttacaataataataaatacaaaacacCTCGCATTTTCTTTGCCAACAAC ACGTATCTTCCTGGCGACACACCAGCCCCACTTGTGAAGTACAGAGAAGATGAATTGAAGGTTGTAAGAGGCGATGGAACTGGAGAACGACAGGAATATGATAGGATTTATGATTATGATGTCTACAATGACTTGGGCAACCCAGATAAAGGTGACGCCTATGCTCGCCCTGTTCTTGGAGGTTCTGTCTTACCTTACCCTCGTAGAGGAAGAACTGGAAGAGGCAAAACCAGAAAAG ATCCTAACAGTGAGAAGCCCAGTGACTTTGTTTACCTTCCAAGAGATGAAGCATTTGGTCACTTGAAGTCATCCGATTTTCTTGCTTATGCATTGAAATCTGTGTCCCAAGATGTGTTACCAGTGTTGACCGATGCGTTCGATGGAAATATTTTGAGCCTTGAGTTTGATAGTTTCGCTGAAGTGCACAAGCTCTATGACGGTGGAGTTACATTGCCTACCAGCTTTCTCAGCAAATACGCTCCTATACCAATTGTCAAGGAAATTTTTCGATCTGATGGTGAACAGTTCCTCAAGTATCCACCACCTAAAGTCATGCAAG TGGATAAGTCTGCATGGATGACTGATGCTGAATTTGCAAGAGAAACCATTGCTGGAGTCAATCCTAATGTCATTAAGATTCTTAAG GAATTCCCACCACGTAGCAAGCTAGACACTCAAGCCTTTGGTGATCATACCTCTATAATAACTAAAGAGCATTTGGAGCCTCAATTAGGCGGACTCACTGTTGAGCAG GCTATCGAGAACAATAAGTTGTTCATCTTAGATCACCATGACTATCTGATCCCATATCTGAGGAAGATCAATTCATCTACCACACAGACTTATGCTACAAGAACcatatttttcttgaaagatGACGGGACATTGACACCATTGGCCATTGAGTTAAGTAAGCCACATGGACAGGGTGACGAGTTTGGTCCTCTCAGTGAAGTTTATGTGCCTCAATACGAGGGAGTTGAAGCTTACATTTGGTTACTGGCAAAGGCTTATGTTGTTGTGAATGATTCGTGCTACCATCAAATCGTTAGCCATTG GCTAAGCACTCATGCAGTCGTTGAGCCTTTCGTCATAGCAACAAACAGGCAATTGAGTGTGGTTCACCCTGTTTACAAACTCCTGTTCCCTCACTACCGTGACACCATGAACATTAATTCACTTGCCCGCAAGTCCTTGGTCAACGCAGATGGTATTATAGAGAAAACATTCTTATGGGGTAGGTACTCTCTGGAAATGTCTGCTGTGATTTACAAGGACTGGTCTTTCGTTGATCAAGCACTACCCAATGATCTTGTCAAGAG AGGAGTTGCAGTTAAAGATCCATCTGCTCCACACGGTGTTAAGCTTTTGATTGAGGATTATCCTTATGCTTCTGATGGGTTGGAGATATGGGATGCCATCAAATCCTGGGTGGAAGAGTATGTTGCATTCTACTACAAATCAGATGAGGCACTTCAAAAGGACCCTGAACTCCAAGCGTGGTGGAAAGAACTTGTTCAGGTGGGTCATGGTGATTTGAAAGATAAGGCATGGTGGCCAAAGATGCAAACACGTGGAGAGTTGGTTGAAGTCTCCACCACCCTCATTTGGATTTCTTCAGCCCTTCATGCAGCTGTGAACTTCGGACAATATCCATATGGTGGTTTGATCCTGAACAGGCCAACTATTAGCAGAAGATTCATGCCTGAGAAAGGTTCTGCTGCGTATGATGCGCTGGCTAAGAATCCGGAGAAGGAGTTTTTGAGAACTATAACTGCGAAGAAAGAGACCCTGATTGACCTTACAGTTATAGAGATATTGTCAAGGCATGCATCTGATGAGTTCTACCTTGGAGAGAGAGATGGTGGTGACTTTTGGACTTCTGATGCTGGGCCATTGGAGGCCTTTAAGAGGTTCGGGAAGAAGCTTGCAGAGATCGAACAAAAGCTTGTGCAGAAGAACAATGATGAGACATTGAGAAACCGCACAGGGCCAGCTAAAATGCCTTACACTCTTCTCTTTCCTTCCAGCGAGGAGGGATTGACCTTCAGAGGAATACCCAACAGTATCTCTATCTAA
- the LOC114185686 gene encoding linoleate 9S-lipoxygenase: MLGILGGNKGHKIKGSLVIMRKNVLDINSLTSVKGVVGTGINIIGGVVDTVTAFASHISIQLISATKADGHGNGKVGKSTNLRGQVSLPTLGAGEDAYDVHFEWDSDFGIPGAFYIKNFMQVEFYLKSLTLEDIPNHGTIHFVCNSWVYNSKVYKTDRIFFANNTYLPGETPAPLVKYREEELKNVRGDGTGERQEWDRIYDYDVYNDLGNPDKGEAYARPVLGGSTLPYPRRGRTGRGKTRKDPNSEKTSDFVYLPRDEAFGHLKSSDFLTYGLKSVAQDVLPVLTDAFDGNVLSLEFDNFAEVRKLYEGGITLPTNFLSKISPLPVIKEILRTDGEQFLKYPPPKVMQVDKSAWMTDEEFARETIAGVNPNVIKILEEFPPQSKLDTQAYGDHTSIITKEHLEPKLGGLTVEQAIHGKKLFILDHHDYLIPYLRRINQTTTKTYATRTIFFLKSDGTLTPLAIELSKPHPQGDNHGPVSEVYVPVYEGVEAYIWLLAKAYVVVNDSCYHQLVSHWLNTHAVVEPFVIATNRQLSVVHPVYKLLFPHYRDTMNINSLARKALVNADGIIEKTFLWGRYALELSAVIYKDWSLHDQALPNDLLKRGVAVKDSSAPHGVKLLIEDYPYASDGLEIWDAIKSWVEEYVAFYYKSDEALQKDPELQAWWKELVQVGHGDLKDKAWWPKMHTREDLVEVSTTLIWIASALHAAVNFGQYPYGGLILNRPTISRRFMPEKGSAEYVALGKNPEKEFLRTITGKKETLIDLTIIEILSRHTSDEFYLGERDGGDYWTSDAGPLEAFKRFGKKLAEIEQKLVQKNNNESLRNRTGPAKMPYTLLYPSSEEGLTFRGIPNSISI; this comes from the exons ATGTTGGGAATCCTGGGAGGCAACAAGGGTCACAAGATAAAGGGAAGTTTGGTGATTATGCGAAAGAATGTGTTGGATATCAACAGCCTCACAAGCGTTAAGGGTGTCGTCGGAACAGGAATCAACATCATCGGTGGTGTGGTTGATACTGTCACTGCTTTTGCTTCTCACATCTCCATTCAGCTCATTAGTGCAACTAAAGCTGATG GACATGGGAATGGAAAGGTTGGAAAGTCTACAAATTTGAGAGGACAAGTATCATTGCCAACCTTGGGAGCCGGAGAAGATGCATATGATGTTCATTTTGAATGGGACAGTGATTTTGGAATTCCTGGTgcattttacattaaaaacttcatgcaagttgagttttatctCAAGTCCTTAACACTCGAGGACATTCCCAATCATGGAACCATTCACTTTGTATGTAACTCGTGGGTTTACAATTCCAAAGTCTACAAAACTGATCGCATTTTCTTTGCCAACAAC ACATATCTTCCTGGTGAGACACCAGCACCACTTGTGAAGTACAGAGAAGAAGAATTGAAGAATGTAAGAGGGGATGGAACTGGAGAACGACAGGAATGGGACAGGATTTATGACTATGATGTCTACAATGACTTGGGCAACCCAGATAAAGGTGAAGCCTACGCTCGCCCTGTTCTTGGAGGTTCTACCTTACCTTACCCTCGTAGAGGAAGAACTGGAAGAGGCAAAACTAGAAAAG ATCCTAACAGTGAGAAAACCAGCGACTTTGTTTACCTTCCAAGAGATGAAGCGTTTGGTCACTTGAAGTCATCCGATTTTCTGACTTATGGATTGAAATCTGTAGCCCAAGATGTGTTGCCTGTATTGACTGATGCCTTTGATGGAAATGTTTTGAGCCTTGAGTTTGATAATTTCGCTGAAGTGCGCAAGCTTTATGAAGGTGGAATTACATTGCCCACAAACTTTCTTAGCAAGATCTCTCCTCTACCTGTCATTAAGGAAATTCTTCGAACGGATGGTGAACAGTTTCTTAAGTATCCACCACCTAAAGTCATGCAAG TGGATAAGTCTGCATGGATGACCGATGAGGAATTTGCAAGGGAAACCATTGCTGGTGTTAATCCTAACGTGATTAAGATTCTTGAG GAGTTTCCACCACAAAGCAAGCTAGATACTCAAGCCTATGGTGATCATACTTCCATAATAACAAAAGAACATTTGGAGCCTAAGTTAGGTGGGCTCACTGTTGAGCAG GCTATTCATGGCAAGAAGTTGTTCATTTTGGATCACCATGACTATCTCATTCCATATTTGAGGAGAATAAATCAAACCACCACAAAGACTTATGCCACAAGAAccatatttttcttgaaaagcGATGGAACTTTGACACCATTAGCCATTGAGTTGAGTAAGCCGCATCCTCAAGGCGACAACCATGGTCCTGTTAGTGAAGTCTATGTTCCTGTGTACGAGGGTGTTGAAGCTTACATTTGGCTACTGGCAAAGGCTTATGTCGTTGTGAATGACTCGTGCTACCATCAACTTGTTAGCCACTG GCTAAACACTCATGCAGTTGTTGAACCATTCGTCATAGCAACAAACAGGCAACTGAGTGTGGTTCACCCTGTTTACAAACTCTTGTTTCCTCACTACCGTGACACCATGAACATCAATTCACTTGCCCGCAAGGCCTTGGTCAATGCAGATGGTATTATAGAGAAAACGTTCTTATGGGGTAGATACGCTTTGGAACTATCTGCTGTGATATATAAGGATTGGTCTCTCCACGATCAAGCATTACCTAATGATCTACTCAAGAG AGGAGTTGCAGTTAAGGATTCATCTGCTCCCCACGGTGTTAAGCTTTTGATTGAGGATTATCCTTATGCTTCTGATGGGTTGGAGATATGGGATGCCATAAAGTCATGGGTGGAAGAGTATGTTGCATTCTACTACAAATCAGATGAGGCACTTCAAAAGGACCCTGAACTCCAAGCTTGGTGGAAAGAACTTGTTCAGGTGGGTCATGGTGATTTGAAAGATAAGGCATGGTGGCCAAAGATGCATACTCGTGAAGATTTGGTTGAAGTCTCTACTACCCTGATATGGATAGCTTCAGCTCTTCATGCAGCTGTTAACTTCGGACAATATCCATATGGTGGTTTAATCCTTAACCGACCAACTATTAGCAGAAGATTCATGCCTGAAAAAGGGTCTGCTGAGTATGTTGCATTGGGTAAGAACCCTGAGAAGGAGTTTTTGAGAACTATTACTGGAAAGAAAGAGACCCTGATTGACCTTACAATCATAGAAATCTTGTCAAGGCACACATCTGATGAGTTCTACCTGGGAGAGAGAGATGGTGGTGACTATTGGACTTCTGATGCTGGGCCATTGGAGGCCTTTAAGAGGTTTGGGAAGAAACTTGCAGAGATTGAACAAAAGCTTGTACAGAAGAACAACAATGAGTCTCTGAGAAACCGCACTGGACCCGCTAAAATGCCTTATACTCTGCTCTATCCTTCAAGTGAGGAAGGCTTAACTTTCAGAGGAATTCCCAACAGTATCTCCATCTGA